The following proteins come from a genomic window of Metarhizium brunneum chromosome 2, complete sequence:
- the pdcA_0 gene encoding Pyruvate decarboxylase gives MADIRVQSLRKPIDVSEYLFRRLYEVGVRSLHGVPGDYNLVALDYLPKSGLKWVGSVNELNAAYAADGYARVKQIGALLTTFGVGELSAINGVAGAFSERIPVVHIVGYPSTLSQRDGMLLHHTLGNGDFNVFANMSSQISCQVAKLNSPSDIADQIDHALRECWVQSRPVYITLPTDMAETKVEGVRLDRPIDLTEPQNDPEKEDYVVDVIMKYLNAAKNPVLLVDACAVRHRVLPEVHDLLAKSNLPVFVTPMGKSAVNEQHDNFGGVYAGDGSHPPEVKDIVESSDLVVSIGALKSDFNTAGFSYRTSQLNSIDLHSDHCVVKYSTYPGVRMKGVLQKVVKRIDPKQLNIRASPAVRNEAREHHDGSATITQAWFWPRLGEFLTDNDIVVTETGTANFGIWDTKFPSGVTALSQVLWGSIGWSVGACQGAALAAKDMGEKRRTILFVGDGSFQLTAQELSTMIRHELNPIIFVICNEGFTIERFIHGMDAGYNDIAKWDNRGLVDVFGGQGKAQKFAVKTKDELNELLAKPSFKSANELQLVEVYMPKKDAPRSLVMTAEASARTNARKE, from the exons ATGGCCGACATACGCGTTCAAAGCCTGCGCAAACCCATTGATGTCTCGGAATATCTCTTTCGGCGGCTCTATGAGGTTGGTGTTCGCTCGTTACATGGTGTCCCCGGCGACTATAATCTTGTCGCACTCGACTATCTTCCCAAATCTGGACTGAAATGGGTTGGCAGTGTCAATGAGCTGAACGCCG CCTACGCTGCGGATGGGTACGCCCGTGTAAAGCAGATCGGTGCGCTCCTCACTACATTCGGTGTAGGAGAGCTGTCTGCCATCAATGGTGTCGCGGGAGCCTTTTCTGAGCGTATACCCGTCGTCCATATTGTCGGGTACCCGTCGACGCTCTCGCAACGAGACGGCATGCTTCTGCATCACACCCTTGGCAATGGGGATTTCAACGTGTTCGCCAACATGAGTTCTCAAATTTCATGCCAGGTTGCCAAGTTAAATAGCCCATCAGACATTGCGGACCAAATTGATCATGCTTTGCGCGAGTGTTGGGTTCAATCGCGACCCGTCTATATCACCCTACCAACGGACATGGCCGAAACCAAGGTGGAAGGGGTACGACTTGACCGGCCGATTGACCTGACGGAGCCACAGAATGATCCAGAAAAGGAGGATTATGTTGTTGATGTCATCATGAAATACCTCAACGCTGCCAAGAACCCGGTGCTGCTCGTTGACGCCTGTGCCGTGCGTCACCGTGTCCTTCCAGAGGTTCATGATCTTTTGGCCAAGTCAAATCTGCCTGTCTTTGTGACCCCAATGGGCAAGAGTGCTGTCAATGAACAGCATGATAACTTTGGTGGTGTCTATGCTGGAGACGGCTCACACCCTCCGGAAGTGAAGGATATTGTGGAATCATCGGATCTGGTTGTGTCTATTGGCGCTTTGAAG AGTGACTTCAATACGGCTGGCTTCTCTTACAGAACATCGCAGCTCAACAGCATCGACCTTCACAGTGACCATTGTGTTGTGAAATATTCGACATATCCTGGGGTGAGGATGAAGGGAGTTCTGCAGAAAGTTGTCAAGCGAATTGATCCTAAACAGCTCAACATCCGCGCTTCCCCCGCCGTTCGAAATGAGGCGAGGGAACACCACGATGGATCAGCGACAATAACTCAGGCTTGGTTCTGGCCACGTCTTGGCGAATTCCTGACTGATAATGACATTGTTGTCACAGAAACAGGGACTGCAAATTTTGGTATCTGGGACACCAAGTTTCCCTCCGGGGTAACGGCGCTGAGTCAGGTTCTCTGGGGTAGTATAGGATGGTCAGTAGGTGCATGTCAAGGAGCCGCACTTGCCGCCAAGGATATGGGTGAGAAGCGAAGGACCATTTTGTTTGTTGGGGATGGCTCATTTCAATTGACTGCTCAGGAACTGAGCACCATGATACGCCATGAGCTGAACCCGATCAT ATTTGTCATTTGTAACGAGGGTTTCACTATTGAGCGATTTATCCATGGTATGGATGCAGGCTACAATGATATTGCTAAATGGGACAACCGGGGCCTTGTTGATGTTTTCGGCGGTCAAGGGAAGGCTCAAAAGTTTGCTGTGAAAACAAAGGATGAGCTGAACGAGTTGCTTGCAAAGCCTTCCTTTAAGTCTGCGAACGAATTGCAACTTGTTGAGGTATATATGCCAAAGAAAGATGCGCCGAGATCACTGGTGATGACGGCCGAGGCTAGTGCCAGAACAAATGCAAGGAAGGAGTGA
- the SEC24 gene encoding Protein transport protein SEC24 — MSAPPADGYGQYPGQPEQPEQPAQAGFAPQDASAAAPSKKKKRGYAAQAFEVGSGANAAVGGQIQGGGQQYGMPAAQQPVAYGNYPQPDAQHQAPGPGYQYSQAPVQPQQQVPYGYQAPDQGYASAGPQPSGPGVAGITQGMGGMQLGGQPQQYQQPGQAFTQQPARVGPLNQLYPSDLMNNPFSVSELDLPPPPIVLPANSSVTPSPDANCSPRYIRSTLNAVPTTNSLLKKSKLPFALVIQPYGALHDDEDQIPVVQDQVIARCRRCRTYINPFVTFLDHGHRWRCNMCNLSNDVPQAFDWDAAAQQTVDRMQRHELNHSVVEFVAPQEYMVRPPQPLVYLFVFDVSYAAVSNGMLATSARTILDSLSTIPNADRRTRLGFLAVDTSLHYFSIPKDEDENGETNMLVVSDLEEPFLPVPHDLLVSLTESRQSIEKFLQKLPDMFQNNHSNGSCMGSALRAGHKLISSLGGKIVILTASLPNIGDGKLDMREDKKLLGTSREGSLLQTANSFYKSFAVECSKNQVSIDMFLFSSQYQDVASLSNLPRYTGGQTWFYPGWHASRPEDALKFASEFSDYLSSEIGLEAVLRVRATTGLRMNAFYGNFFNRSSDLCAFPAFPRDQCYVVEVAIDENLNKNFVCLQAAVLHTTCNGERRIRVLTLSLPTTTNLSDVYASADQCAITAYFSHKAVERTLDSGLEAARDALQAKLTEVLQTFKKELAGGSMGGGGLQFPANLRGLPVLFLGLIKNVGLRKSTQIPSDIRSAALCLLSTLPVPLLMRYIYPRMYSLHDMPDNAGMPDEETGQIVLPPAINLSSERLVPYGLYLIDDGQTQFLWVGRDAIPQLIADVFGVEERAQVHVGKGRVPELDNDFNERVRAVIQKSKDHKSLGVGSITVPHLYIVREDGEPSLKLWAQTLLVEDRADQGVSAAQWLGVLREKVSMR; from the exons ATGTCCGCTCCTCCCGCCGACGGTTACGGCCAGTATCCTGGCCAGCCCGAGCAACCTGAGCAACCTGCTCAAGCCGGTTTCGCCCCACAAGATGcctccgccgcggcgccctcgaaaaagaagaagagaggaTACGCCGCCCAGGCCTTTGAAGTCGGTTCTGGGGCCAATGCTGCGGTTGGGGGTCAGATTcagggcggcggccagcaatACGGAATGCCCGCCGCTCAGCAACCTGTGGCATATGGAAACTATCCACAGCCGGATGCACAGCATCAAGCTCCCGGCCCAGGCTACCAGTACTCGCAAGCCCCTGTACAGCCTCAACAGCAAGTTCCATATGGCTATCAAGCACCTGATCAAGGTTATGCCAGTGCCGGTCCTCAACCCAGCGGTCCTGGAGTTGCCGGAATCACTCAGGGTATGGGCGGTATGCAACTGGGTGGCCAGCCTCAACAGTATCAGCAGCCTGGTCAGGCCTTCACACAGCAACCCGCTCGAGTTGGCCCGCTTAACCAGCTGTATCCTAGCGATCTCATGAACAATCCCTTCTCAGTATCTGAACTGGACTTGCCGCCCCCTCCAATTGTCTTGCCAGCCAAT TCGAGCGTAACCCCTTCTCCAGACGCCAACTGCTCGCCACGGTACATTCGCTCAACCCTGAATGCTGTGCCAACGACCAACTCACTTCTCAAGAAGTCCAAACTTCCTTTTGCTCTCGTCATTCAGCCGTATGGCGCGCTccacgacgatgaggacCAAATTCCGGTCGTCCAAGACCAGGTCATTGCGCGTTGTCGCCGTTGCAGGACGTATATCAACCCCTTTGTGACGTTCCTAGATCATGGGCATCGCTGGAGATGCAACATGTGTAACTTGAGCAACGATGTTCCTCAGGCATTCGACTGGGATGCGGCCGCGCAGCAGACAGTAGACCGAATGCAACGCCACGAATTAAATCACTCCGTCGTGGAGTTTGTTGCGCCACAGGAATACATGGTTCGACCTCCACAGCCATTGGTGTACCTCTTTGTGTTTGATGTCAGTTATGCCGCGGTTTCAAATGGCATGCTGGCTACCAGCGCTCGCACAATACTCGATAGCCTTAGCACGATCCCCAACGCCGACAGACGTACGAGGCTTGGTTTCCTCGCAGTGGACACTAGCTTGCATTACTTTTCGATTCCGAAAGATGAGGATGAAAACGGGGAAACAAATATGCTGGTTGTCAGCGACCTGGAGGAGCCTTTTCTCCCTGTCCCACATGATCTCCTTGTGTCTCTCACCGAGAGTCGACAGAGCATAGAGAAATTCCTTCAGAAGTTGCCAGATATGTTCCAGAATAATCATAGCAATGGCTCTTGCATGGGGTCAGCCCTCAGGGCAGGGCACAAGCTCATTTCCTCCCTTGGTGGCAAAATCGTTATTCTGACGGCCTCGTTGCCCAATATCGGTGATGGGAAACTGGATATGAGGGAAGACAAAAAGTTGCTTGGCACATCAAGGGAAGGTAGTCTCCTGCAGACTGCCAATAGCTTCTACAAGAGCTTTGCTGTCGAATGCTCAAAGAACCAGGTTTCCATCGACATGTTTCTGTTCTCGTCGCAGTACCAGGATGTCGCCTCACTCAGCAATCTTCCACGGTATACCGGTGGCCAAACATGGTTCTACCCCGGCTGGCATGCCTCGCGTCCTGAAGATGCCCTCAAATTTGCGTCAGAATTTAGCGACTATCTGTCATCAGAAATCGGTCTTGAAGCGGTGCTTCGCGTCCGTGCCACTACAGGCCTGCGTATGAACGCTTTCTATGGCAACTTTTTCAACCGAAGCTCTGATCTTTGTGCTTTCCCAGCATTCCCACGCGATCAGTGCTACGTTGTGGAGGTTGCCATTGACGAAAATTTGAATAAGAACTTTGTGTGTCTGCAAGCTGCTGTTCTTCACACCACATGCAACGGTGAACGTCGCATTCGAGTATTGACCCTTTCTCTTCCGACTACCACGAACTTGTCTGATGTATATGCATCCGCTGATCAGTGTGCTATCACCGCATACTTCAGCCACAAGGCTGTAGAGCGGACTCTGGACAGCGGTCTGGAGGCGGCAAGAGATGCTTTGCAGGCTAAGCTCACTGAAGTCCTGCAGACATTCAAGAAGGAACTTGCTGGTGGTAGCATGGGTGGAGGTGGTTTGCAATTCCCTGCGAACCTGCGCGGCTTGCCCGTTCTGTTTCTGGGTCTTATCAAGAACGTGGGGCTGCGAAAGTCGACGCAGATTCCCTCAGACATCCGTTCTGCGGCACTCTGTCTCCTCTCGACTTTGCCGGTGCCACTACTGATGCGCTACATTTACCCAAGAATGTACTCGTTGCATGATATGCCTGACAATGCAGGAATGCCAGACGAAGAAACAGGCCAGATCGTCTTGCCACCAGCAATAAACCTGTCATCGGAACGACTGGTCCCGTATGGTCTTTACTTGATCGATGACGGACAGACTCAATTCCTTTGGGTTGGTCGAGATGCTATCCCCCAGCTAATTGCAGACGTTTTCGGAGTAGAGGAACGCGCCCAGGTCCACGTTGGTAAAGGCCGGGTTCCTGAGCTTGATAACGACTTCAATGAGCGAGTGAGGGCAGTCATCCAGAAGAGCAAAGATCACAAGTCGCTTGGAGTCGGAAGCATCACAGTACCGCACCTTTATATAGTGCGGGAGGACGGCGAGCCTAGCTTGAAGCTGTGGGCACAAACATTACTTGTTGAGGACCGAGCAGACCAAGGAGTCAGTGCGGCCCAGTGGCTCGGTGTGCTGAGAGAAAAGGTCAGTATGCGCTAG
- the THUMPD1 gene encoding THUMP domain-containing protein 1 — MDSTSRKRKDGPVPANGSTQPAHKKSKGGSAGRWKTPHQKAKIAEKVELGTTLAIGDQGIWVTFARGMKYKAIREFQELCVEYGKTMYGIEPPANDDEIAQGDEHQDIEASIEAELSSMKSGGKADTNQTFKPVSSGVECLFFMKTMDPVQPGSLAKKMCEDARDCQDQRQRKCKYINRLTPVVNMDKATDKGIDKVARAVLSPWFELKDEEKGDADKTEAPPSAVPSPPYTYAIRHNIRNHTTFKSGEVIQKIAGLIDAKHCVNLSKPDKVILVEIFQLFCGISVVDGKEWEELKRYNMNELYSLTPVIGKKD, encoded by the exons ATGGATTCCACGTCGCGAAAACGTAAAGATGGCCCTGTGCCAGCCAACGGTAGTACCCAGCCTGCCcacaagaagagcaag GGGGGCAGCGCTGGAAGATGGAAAACTCCTCATCAAAAGGCTAAAATAGCCGAGAAGGTGGAACTGGGAACAACACTTGCCATAGGCGATCAAGGCATATGGGTGACGTTCGCGAGAGGAATGAAATACAAAGCAATAAGGGAATTTCAAGAGCTTTGTGTTGAG TACGGCAAGACAATGTATGGTATTGAGCCTCCGGcaaacgacgacgaaatTGCCCAAGGGGACGAACACCAGGATATTGAGGCCTCCATCGAAGCCGAGCTGAGCAGCATGAAGTCAGGTGGGAAAGCAGATACGAATCAAACCTTCAAACCAGTCTCATCCGGCGTTGAGTGCCTATTCTTCATGAAGACGATGGATCCGGTTCAACCTGGATCCCTGGCAAAGAAAATGTGCGAAGACGCCAGAGACTGCCAAGATCAAAGGCAGCGCAAGTGCAAATACATCAACCGACTCACACCCGTGGTCAACATGGACAAAGCTACGGATAAAGGTATTGACAAGGTGGCACGTGCCGTGCTGTCACCTTGGTTTGAATTaaaagatgaagagaaagGCGATGCAGATAAAACAGAAGCACCCCCTTCAGCTGTTCCGTCTCCCCCTTATACG TACGCCATTCGACACAACATTCGTAATCACACCACGTTCAAATCGGGTGAGGTTATTCAAAAGATTGCAGGTCTTATAGATGCCAAACACTGCGTCAATCTGAGTAAGCCGGACAAGGTGATCCTCGTGGAAATCTTCCAG CTTTTCTGTGGTATATCGgtcgtcgacggcaaggaATGGGAGGAGTTGAAGCGGTACAACATGAATGAACTTTACAGTCTTACTCCTGTCATAGGAAAGAAAGACTGA
- the ups1 gene encoding Uroporphyrinogen-III synthase — protein sequence MASQSLDIESGDRAASKVPILLLKTRSTPSDAYEEILTTSKPKNESLGRKFDPQFVPVLRHRFDEGGMQRTRSLLLANEIGDRPGCRYGGVIFTSQRAVEAFTKVVNDERGGHGESPFLQNTPIYSVGPATTRALRAIQVEPPLQIFGEHTGNGEALAAYIQHHYGQWYRDREVRPPLLFLVGEQRRDVIPRVLMDPSLLQGERIIVDEEVIYGTGVMKSFSEEFESILNDTRHEPERWVVVFSPTGCDTMLRGLGLLDESSGKVNLEHRDGRTFIATIGPTTRAHLVNRFGFEPDVCAESPSPDGILHGITKFTTSRT from the exons ATGGCATCACAATCTCTGGACATCGAGTCAGGCGATAGAGCAGCTTCAAAGGTGCCCATATTGCTTCTCAAAACAAGGTCAACACCAAGTGATGCTTATGAGGAAATCTTGACAACTTCAAAACCCAAGAACGAGTCACTTGGCCGAAAGTTTGACCCTCAATTTGTCCCTGTGCTACGGCATCGGTTCGATGAAGGGGGGATGCAGAGAACAAGATCCTTGCTTCTAGCGAACGAGATTGGCGATAGGCCAGGTTGTAGGTATGGAGGAGTGATATTTACGTCTCAGCGAGCTGTGGAAGCGTTTACCAAAGTGGTCAACGACGAGAGAG gaggacatggagaatCGCCGTTTCTGCAAAATACGCCAATATACAGTGTCGGGCCCGCGACTACCCGTGCGTTAAGGGCTATCCAAGTAGAGCCTCCGCTGCAAATATTCGGCGAACACACGGGCAATGGCGAGGCTCTAGCGGCATATATTCAACATCACTATGGACAGTGGTATCGTGATCGCGAAGTCAGGCCTCCCCTTCTATTCCTGGTCGGTGAGCAACGCCGTGATGTCATCCCTAGAGTCTTGATGGACCCCAGTTTACTACAGGGCGAAAGGATCATTGTCGATGAGGAGGTTATATATGGCACTGGCGTTATGAAATCGTTTTCAGAGGAGTTCGAATCCATACTGAATGACACCCGACATGAACCTGAGCGGTGGGTTGTTGTATTCTCCCCCACGGGGTGCGACACCATGCTTCGAGGCTTGGGACTGCTTGATGAGAGTAGTGGGAAAGTCAATTTAGAACATAGGGATGGTAGGACTTTTATTGCAACAATCGGCCCAACAACGAGGGCGCATTTGGTCAATCGCTTCGGGTTTGAGCCAGATGTGTGTGCCGAATCACCCAGCCCGGATGGGATCCTGCATGGTATTACAAAGTTCACAACAAGCCGCACCTGA
- the OXR1_1 gene encoding Oxidation resistance protein 1, translated as MWTGLIRRFSTEDTRLGSEADTNDDQDKDGVNGVFTPSGRRALNASPFRPPPLEPLTLHGYRDSTPSSARLLTSAIAEEIRTMVPERLRIVDDWHLVYSLEQDGASLSTLYQKCRHYEGLRVGFVLVVKDQEGGTFGAYLSEYLHPSPSYFGNGECFLWKASILASLPLPPSADTTNLTRSTTLAPIPSSESGTSTPSESVRFKAFPYSGLNDCYINCETGFVSVGSGGGHYGLWLDDSLNIGHSSQCETFGNEPLSDAGEKFGVWGVELWVLGA; from the exons ATGTGGACGGGGCTGATACGGCGCTTTTCGACCGAAGACACAAGGCTCGGGAGCGAAGCAGATACCAacgacgaccaagacaaggacggcgtAAATGGCGTCTTCACCCCAAGCGGCCGGCGTGCCCTTAATGCCAGTCCATTTCGCCCTCCTCCGCTGGAGCCGCTGACCCTACATGGGTATCGCGACAGTACCCCGAGCTCAGCCCGGTTACTGACCAGTGCTATTGCAGAGGAGATCCGGACCATGGTCCCGGAGAGGCTGCGTATTGTCGACGATTGGCATTTAGTTTACAGTCTTGAGCAGGACGGGGCTAGTTTGTCTACATTGTATCAGAAATGCCGGCACTATGAGGGCCTCAGAGTTGGCTTTGTGCTTGTGGtcaaagaccaagaaggcggG ACCTTCGGAGCATATCTCTCAGAGTATCTTCATCCATCTCCTTCGTACTTTGGCAATGGGGAATGCTTTCTCTGGAAAGCCTCGATTCTCGCCTCCCTCCCCTTGCCCCCATCAGCCGATACAACGAACCTTACTCGAAGCACGACACTCGCGCCAATACCGTCGTCGGAGAGCGGGACTTCCACCCCGTCTGAGTCCGTACGATTCAAAGCATTTCCGTATAGCGGCCTGAATGATTGTTATATAAATTGCGAGACAGGTTTCGTCTCCGTCGGCTCCGGTGGTGGGCACTACGGACTTTGGCTCGACGACTCCCTTAATATTGGACACAGCTCACAATGCGAGACTTTCGGCAACGAGCCGCTTAGCGATGCGGGTGAAAAGTTTGGTGTCTGGGGTGTCGAGCTATGGGTCCTTGGTGCATAA
- the MAPK gene encoding Mitogen-activated protein kinase produces the protein MSRSNPPNAGGSRKISFNVSEQYDIQDVVGEGAYGVVCSAIHKPSGQKVAIKKITPFDHSMFCLRTLREMKLLRYFNHENIISILDIQKPRGYDTFNEVYLIQELMETDMHRVIRTQDLSDDHCQYFIYQTLRALKAMHSANVLHRDLKPSNLLLNANCDLKVCDFGLARSAASQEDNSGFMTEYVATRWYRAPEIMLTFKEYTKAIDVWSVGCILAEMLSGKPLFPGKDYHHQLTLILDVLGTPTMEDYYGIKSRRAREYIRSLPFKKKVPFRTLFPKTSDLALDLLEKLLAFNPVKRITVEEALKHPYLEPYHDPEDEPTAPPTPEEFFDFDKHKDTLSKEQLKQLIYQEIMR, from the exons ATGTCCCGTTCGAACCCTCCAAACGCCGGAGGCTCTCGCAAGATttctttcaatgttagcGAGCAATACGACATTCAAGATGTTGTAGGTGAAGGTGCATATGGAGTCGTTTG CTCCGCGATACACAAACCGTCAGGGCAGAAGGTTGCGATCAAGAAGATCACTCCATTCGATCATTCCATGTTTTGTCTCCGAACTTTGCGCGAAATGAAGCTCCTTCGCTACTTCAATCACGAGAACATCATCTCTATCCTTGATATCCAGAAGCCCCGTGGCTACGATACATTTAACGAGGTCTATCTCATTCAG GAGTTGATGGAGACTGATATGCACAGAGTCATCCGAACACAGGATCTCTCAGACGATCACTGCCAGTATTTCATCTATCAAACTTTGCGCGCACTGAAAGCAATGCATTCAGCAAACGTTCTGCACAGAGATCTGAAACCATCCAACCTACTTCTCAATGCCAATTGCGACTTGAAAGTCTGTGACTTTGGCTTGGCCAGATCGGCTGCATCTCAAGAAGACAATTCTGGTTTCATGACGGAATATGTTGCAACACGATGGTATCGTGCCCCAGAAATCATGTTAACGTTCAAGGAATATACAAAGGCCATTGATGTTTGGTCTGTCGGCTGCATCTTAGCCGAGATGCTCAGTGGAAAACCTTTGTTCCCTGGTAAAGACT ATCATCACCAGTTGACTCTGATTCTCGATGTTCTTGGCACGCCTACCATGGAAGACTACTATGGTATCAAGTCGCGACGTGCTAGAGAGTATATCCGGTCTCTACcattcaagaagaaggtgccATTCAGGACTCTATTTCCAAAAACTTCCGACTTGGCACTCGATCTTCTCGAAAAGCTACTAGCTTTCAATCCTGTCAAGCGTATCACGGTTGAGGAAGCTCTAAAGCATCCCTACCTGGAGCCGTATCACGACCCCGAGGACGAGCCAACTGCACCTCCGACTCCTGAAGAATTTTTCGACTTTGACAAACACAAGGATACCCTGAGCAAAGAACAGCTGAAACAACTCATTTATCAGGAGATTATGAGGTAA
- the Gfer gene encoding FAD-linked sulfhydryl oxidase ALR — translation MEDDARGSESAVAPLKAANGDHQPKKLPKGIVLGEDGKPCRSCTSFAAWAAMTKENARQNNPAGSNKTLATNMSQSSNPPSDCPPDVEALGRGTWTLLHSIAASYPESPSMSQQSDLLSFVKLFSKLYPCWVCAEDFRTYIGREVPKVESRDNFGKWLCGAHNDVNRKLGKPEFDCSRWQERWRTGWKDGRCD, via the exons ATGGAGGATGATGCACGCGGGAGTGAATCCGCCGTGGCGCCACTGAAAGCTGCGAACGGAGACCATCAACCCAAGAAACTGCCCAAGGGAATTGTCTTGGGCGAAGACGGCAAGCC TTGTCGAAGCTGCACATCCTTTGCTGCATGGGCTGCCATGACCAAGGAAAATGCCCGCCAAAACAACCCAGCGGGTAGCAACAAGACATTGGCCACAAATATGTCGCAGTCAAGTAATCCGCCATCAGATTGCCCTCCGGATGTGGAAGCCCTGGGCCGCGGAACATGGACGCTCCTTCATTCTATAGCGGCCTCGTATCCCGAGTCGCCATCTATGTCACAACAGTCGGATCTTTTGAGCTTTGTCAAGCTCTTCTCCAAGTTATACCCATGCTGGGTTTGTGCCGAAGATTTTAGAACATACATTGGACGGGAGGTACCGAAGGTTGAGAGTCGCGACAATTTTGGCAAATGGCTATGCGGTGCCCACAACGACGTCAACCGAAAGTTGGGCAAACCAGAATTTGACTGTTCACGGTGGCAGGAGCGTTGGCGCACGGGGTGGAAAGATGGACGATGCGACTGA